One genomic region from Tachysurus fulvidraco isolate hzauxx_2018 chromosome 14, HZAU_PFXX_2.0, whole genome shotgun sequence encodes:
- the sema3gb gene encoding sema domain, immunoglobulin domain (Ig), short basic domain, secreted, (semaphorin) 3Gb isoform X2 translates to METTRALLPLILLLLSVCAHSCHGNLRPTPRVYLSYKELLETRSIRPFSFSFNTTDYRILHMDQDQGRLYLGSCEYIVSLDMQNINKEPLIIHWPATAQRKAECKMAGKGGQGECANFVRLIEPWNRTHLYTCGTGAYKPICTFVNRGWRAEEYLFRLVPGYVDSGKGKCPYDPRQENAAALINGNLYAGVHVDFMGTDPAIFRTLGDRPAVRTEQYDSRWLNEPVFVKIQKIPDSTEKNDDKLYFFFREKSLDAAGGSTPSVLARVGRVCLNDDGGQRSLVNKWTTFLKARLVCSVIGTDGVETYFDELRDVFIQRTNDERSPMVYALFSTAGSVFKGSAVCVYSMSDIRNVFNGPFSHKHGHNYQWTPYTGKIPYPRPGTCPGGTFTPGVHSTKSFSDEAVNFVRAHPLMYHPIYPTHKRPLVVRTGVDYRFTTIAVDMVDAVDGRYEVLFLGTDRGTVQKVIVLPKDTSTTEELILEEVEVFRTPAPVKTLKISSKRQQLYVSSARGLTQVSLHRCPAYGKACSDCCLARDPYCAWDGESCSAFTPATKRRSRRQDIKHGDPLRQCRGFNSKEKRLRETVQFGVEGSSAFLECQPRSPQATVKWFCQKDGKRKALNRDKDVLKTAHGILLKSLSQSDAGLYHCLATENNFKHTVARVALRILDREIVEALTAPDGPSDPERNHQHEKQHRPPPPPPPPQTLPPPLQLYPQPEVTLINQYCQSYWKQPTKPKRTNRRHTEKSEPEELQVQ, encoded by the exons AGCTGCTGGAAACAAGGAGCATCCGGCCATTCAGCTTCTCCTTCAACACCACGGACTATCGGATCCTCCACATGGACCAGGACCAGGGGCGACTCTACTTGGGCAGCTGCGAATATATAGTCTCTCTGGACATGCAGAACATCAACAAGGAGCCACTCATT ATCCACTGGCCTGCTACTGCCCAAAGAAAAGCAGAGTGCAAGATGGCAGGAAAAGGAGGACAA GGAGAGTGTGCAAACTTTGTGCGCCTGATCGAGCCATGGAACAGGACCCATCTGTACACATGTGGTACTGGCGCTTACAAGCCCATCTGCACTTTCGTTAACAGAGGCTGGAGGGCTGAG GAATACCTCTTCCGACTGGTGCCTGGCTACGTCGACTCTGGAAAAGGGAAATGTCCTTATGATCCACGCCAAGAAAATGCTGCTGCTCTAATCA ATGGGAACCTGTATGCTGGGGTGCATGTAGACTTCATGGGCACAGACCCAGCCATATTCAGGACCCTAGGAGACAGACCTGCTGTCAGGACAGAGCAGTATGActcacggtggcttaatg AGCCTGTGTTTGtaaaaattcagaaaattcCGGATAGTACAGAGAAGAACGACGACAAGCTGTACTTTTTCTTTCGGGAAAAGAGTTTGGATGCAGCAGGAGGCAGCACCCCCAGTGTGCTGGCTAGAGTGGGCAGAGTTTGTCTG AATGATGAtggaggtcaaaggtcattGGTAAATAAGTGGACAACTTTCTTGAAGGCACGTCTGGTCTGTTCTGTAATTGGGACAGACGGAGTCGAGACATATTTTGACGAACTAA GGGACGTCTTCATTCAGCGTACTAATGATGAACGTAGTCCTATGGTGTATGCTCTCTTCTCCACTGCTGG GTCTGTGTTTAAAggttcagcagtgtgtgtgtactccatGTCTGAcatcagaaatgtctttaatgGACCCTTTTCTCATAAACATGGGCACAATTACCAGTGGACCCCTTACACTGGAAAAATTCCTTACCCACGCCCGGGGACA TGCCCTGGAGGAACATTCACTCCTGGAGTCCACAGCACCAAATCCTTCTCTGATGAAGCTGTCAACTTTGTTCGCGCTCACCCTCTAATGTACCATCCCATATACCCTACACACAAGCGCCCCCTGGTGGTGCGGACAGGAGTGGACTACCGCTTCACCACAATCGCTGTTGACATGGTGGATGCTGTGGATGGCAGATATGAGGTGCTCTTTCTGGGGACAG ACAGAGGAACAGTTCAGAAGGTGATAGTACTGCCGAAAGATACAAGCACGACAGAAGAGCTCATTCTTGAAGAGGTGGAAGTTTTTAGG ACACCAGCACCAGTGAAAACTCTGAAAATTTCCTCTAAAAGG CAACAGCTATATGTGTCATCGGCACGCGGACTTACCCAGGTGTCTTTGCATCGGTGTCCGGCTTATGGTAAAGCCTGCTCTGACTGCTGTCTGGCCAGAGACCCTTACTGCGCTTGGGACGGAGAGAGCTGCTCTGCTTTTACACCTGCCACCAAAAG GAGAAGCAGGAGACAGGATATCAAACATGGCGATCCGTTACGTCAGTGCAGAGGCTTCAACTCTAAAG AGAAGCGTCTGAGGGAGACAGTGCAGTTCGGGGTGGAGGGCAGCAGTGCATTTCTGGAGTGTCAGCCCAGGTCTCCTCAGGCTACTGTAAAGTGGTTCTGTCAGAAAGATGGCAAACGTAAAGCG CTCAATCGTGATAAAGATGTCCTGAAAACAGCTCATGGCATCCTGCTGAAGTCACTGAGCCAATCAGATGCTGGCCTCTACCACTGCCTGGCCACAGAGAACAACTTCAAGCACACAGTGGCCCGTGTAGCCCTGCGCATCCTCGACCGTGAGATCGTGGAAGCCCTGACGGCTCCAGACGGCCCCTCAGACCCTGAGCGCAATCACCAACACGAGAAGCAGCACCgcccacctcctcctcctcccccaccTCAAACCCTGCCCCCACCTCTCCAGTTGTACCCACAGCCCGAGGTGACGCTCATCAACCAGTATTGCCAGTCCTACTGGAAACAGCCTACCAAGCCCAAGCGCACTAACCGCAGACATACAGAGAAATCAGAGCCTGAGGAGCTGCAAGTGCAGTGA
- the sema3gb gene encoding sema domain, immunoglobulin domain (Ig), short basic domain, secreted, (semaphorin) 3Gb isoform X1 yields METTRALLPLILLLLSVCAHSCHGNLRPTPRVYLSYKELLETRSIRPFSFSFNTTDYRILHMDQDQGRLYLGSCEYIVSLDMQNINKEPLIIHWPATAQRKAECKMAGKGGQGECANFVRLIEPWNRTHLYTCGTGAYKPICTFVNRGWRAEEYLFRLVPGYVDSGKGKCPYDPRQENAAALINGNLYAGVHVDFMGTDPAIFRTLGDRPAVRTEQYDSRWLNEPVFVKIQKIPDSTEKNDDKLYFFFREKSLDAAGGSTPSVLARVGRVCLNDDGGQRSLVNKWTTFLKARLVCSVIGTDGVETYFDELRDVFIQRTNDERSPMVYALFSTAGSVFKGSAVCVYSMSDIRNVFNGPFSHKHGHNYQWTPYTGKIPYPRPGTCPGGTFTPGVHSTKSFSDEAVNFVRAHPLMYHPIYPTHKRPLVVRTGVDYRFTTIAVDMVDAVDGRYEVLFLGTDRGTVQKVIVLPKDTSTTEELILEEVEVFRTPAPVKTLKISSKRQQLYVSSARGLTQVSLHRCPAYGKACSDCCLARDPYCAWDGESCSAFTPATKRRSRRQDIKHGDPLRQCRGFNSKVEKRLRETVQFGVEGSSAFLECQPRSPQATVKWFCQKDGKRKALNRDKDVLKTAHGILLKSLSQSDAGLYHCLATENNFKHTVARVALRILDREIVEALTAPDGPSDPERNHQHEKQHRPPPPPPPPQTLPPPLQLYPQPEVTLINQYCQSYWKQPTKPKRTNRRHTEKSEPEELQVQ; encoded by the exons AGCTGCTGGAAACAAGGAGCATCCGGCCATTCAGCTTCTCCTTCAACACCACGGACTATCGGATCCTCCACATGGACCAGGACCAGGGGCGACTCTACTTGGGCAGCTGCGAATATATAGTCTCTCTGGACATGCAGAACATCAACAAGGAGCCACTCATT ATCCACTGGCCTGCTACTGCCCAAAGAAAAGCAGAGTGCAAGATGGCAGGAAAAGGAGGACAA GGAGAGTGTGCAAACTTTGTGCGCCTGATCGAGCCATGGAACAGGACCCATCTGTACACATGTGGTACTGGCGCTTACAAGCCCATCTGCACTTTCGTTAACAGAGGCTGGAGGGCTGAG GAATACCTCTTCCGACTGGTGCCTGGCTACGTCGACTCTGGAAAAGGGAAATGTCCTTATGATCCACGCCAAGAAAATGCTGCTGCTCTAATCA ATGGGAACCTGTATGCTGGGGTGCATGTAGACTTCATGGGCACAGACCCAGCCATATTCAGGACCCTAGGAGACAGACCTGCTGTCAGGACAGAGCAGTATGActcacggtggcttaatg AGCCTGTGTTTGtaaaaattcagaaaattcCGGATAGTACAGAGAAGAACGACGACAAGCTGTACTTTTTCTTTCGGGAAAAGAGTTTGGATGCAGCAGGAGGCAGCACCCCCAGTGTGCTGGCTAGAGTGGGCAGAGTTTGTCTG AATGATGAtggaggtcaaaggtcattGGTAAATAAGTGGACAACTTTCTTGAAGGCACGTCTGGTCTGTTCTGTAATTGGGACAGACGGAGTCGAGACATATTTTGACGAACTAA GGGACGTCTTCATTCAGCGTACTAATGATGAACGTAGTCCTATGGTGTATGCTCTCTTCTCCACTGCTGG GTCTGTGTTTAAAggttcagcagtgtgtgtgtactccatGTCTGAcatcagaaatgtctttaatgGACCCTTTTCTCATAAACATGGGCACAATTACCAGTGGACCCCTTACACTGGAAAAATTCCTTACCCACGCCCGGGGACA TGCCCTGGAGGAACATTCACTCCTGGAGTCCACAGCACCAAATCCTTCTCTGATGAAGCTGTCAACTTTGTTCGCGCTCACCCTCTAATGTACCATCCCATATACCCTACACACAAGCGCCCCCTGGTGGTGCGGACAGGAGTGGACTACCGCTTCACCACAATCGCTGTTGACATGGTGGATGCTGTGGATGGCAGATATGAGGTGCTCTTTCTGGGGACAG ACAGAGGAACAGTTCAGAAGGTGATAGTACTGCCGAAAGATACAAGCACGACAGAAGAGCTCATTCTTGAAGAGGTGGAAGTTTTTAGG ACACCAGCACCAGTGAAAACTCTGAAAATTTCCTCTAAAAGG CAACAGCTATATGTGTCATCGGCACGCGGACTTACCCAGGTGTCTTTGCATCGGTGTCCGGCTTATGGTAAAGCCTGCTCTGACTGCTGTCTGGCCAGAGACCCTTACTGCGCTTGGGACGGAGAGAGCTGCTCTGCTTTTACACCTGCCACCAAAAG GAGAAGCAGGAGACAGGATATCAAACATGGCGATCCGTTACGTCAGTGCAGAGGCTTCAACTCTAAAG taGAGAAGCGTCTGAGGGAGACAGTGCAGTTCGGGGTGGAGGGCAGCAGTGCATTTCTGGAGTGTCAGCCCAGGTCTCCTCAGGCTACTGTAAAGTGGTTCTGTCAGAAAGATGGCAAACGTAAAGCG CTCAATCGTGATAAAGATGTCCTGAAAACAGCTCATGGCATCCTGCTGAAGTCACTGAGCCAATCAGATGCTGGCCTCTACCACTGCCTGGCCACAGAGAACAACTTCAAGCACACAGTGGCCCGTGTAGCCCTGCGCATCCTCGACCGTGAGATCGTGGAAGCCCTGACGGCTCCAGACGGCCCCTCAGACCCTGAGCGCAATCACCAACACGAGAAGCAGCACCgcccacctcctcctcctcccccaccTCAAACCCTGCCCCCACCTCTCCAGTTGTACCCACAGCCCGAGGTGACGCTCATCAACCAGTATTGCCAGTCCTACTGGAAACAGCCTACCAAGCCCAAGCGCACTAACCGCAGACATACAGAGAAATCAGAGCCTGAGGAGCTGCAAGTGCAGTGA